The following are encoded together in the Flavihumibacter fluvii genome:
- a CDS encoding glyoxalase: MKHHAVSIRPFIGAKDFDLSRQFYQDLGFQENILNKNLSVFKTGQLAFYLQDAYVQDWVDNTMVFLEVPDLAIYWKELLALNLAAKYKNIKQTPIKEQPWGKECFMHDPSGILWIFGEFNT; the protein is encoded by the coding sequence ATGAAACATCATGCTGTATCAATAAGACCATTCATTGGTGCAAAAGACTTTGATTTGTCGCGGCAATTTTACCAGGACCTGGGTTTCCAGGAGAACATCCTGAATAAGAATTTATCGGTGTTCAAAACAGGGCAGTTAGCTTTTTATTTACAGGACGCCTACGTGCAGGACTGGGTAGATAATACCATGGTTTTTTTGGAAGTGCCAGACCTGGCCATTTACTGGAAGGAACTTTTAGCCTTAAACCTGGCGGCTAAATACAAAAACATAAAACAAACCCCAATTAAAGAACAACCCTGGGGTAAGGAGTGCTTTATGCACGACCCATCGGGGATCCTTTGGATTTTTGGGGAATTTAATACTTGA
- a CDS encoding Crp/Fnr family transcriptional regulator produces the protein MLTDILQTNGMYSPGDIQLFKRNITCRNLAKDEMLMCPGEISKSIYFLISGAIYQYGYIHEIEENVIDLHTDNDWFLCHNSFIAQKPSETYIKAFTESSILELGIESLHDLIGKSPAFLQLGKIFEQSTSRVQLFDHRLTPTQKYQFVLDNKPELLKKFPLKYIASYLKITPETLSRVRENFARGKIIS, from the coding sequence ATGCTTACTGATATTTTACAAACTAATGGTATGTATAGCCCTGGCGATATCCAATTATTCAAGCGGAATATCACCTGCAGGAATTTGGCAAAAGATGAGATGTTAATGTGTCCGGGTGAAATCAGCAAGTCCATTTATTTCCTTATATCCGGCGCCATTTACCAATATGGTTATATCCATGAAATTGAAGAGAATGTAATTGATTTACATACAGATAATGACTGGTTTTTATGCCACAATAGTTTTATTGCTCAAAAACCATCTGAGACCTATATTAAAGCTTTTACGGAAAGCAGCATCCTGGAATTAGGGATTGAATCTTTACACGACCTTATCGGGAAATCACCCGCCTTCCTGCAATTGGGAAAGATATTTGAGCAGTCTACTTCAAGGGTTCAGCTTTTTGATCACCGGCTTACGCCCACCCAAAAATACCAGTTTGTGCTGGACAACAAACCGGAACTCCTTAAAAAATTCCCGCTTAAATATATCGCCTCTTACCTGAAAATTACACCTGAAACCCTGAGCAGGGTCAGGGAGAATTTCGCCAGGGGGAAAATCATTTCTTGA
- a CDS encoding NAD(P)-dependent alcohol dehydrogenase, whose amino-acid sequence MATDNSNNGNNTSRRKFIQQITIAGAGLLVAPPQLIFPQTSKTKMMPKNIASKGYAARDKSGHVSLWSFERRAVGDHDILIEIKYCGICHSDIHQMRGHWGEQQYPQVPGHEIAGIVTAAGKKVTRFKVGDKAGVGCMVNSCMECESCKHGEEQHCEKGKTLFTYGYADPTSPSGITQGGYANNIVVTEHFAIKIPGNLDLQLAAPLLCAGITTYSPLMGAKLKKGNKVGVVGIGGLGHMAIKLAVSKGAEVYAFTTSPSKTNDIKGFGAKEVIVVGEPGNLKPWFGKMDYMISTVPYAYDMSNYISCVKPHGYFTQVGQPINGELTINNFNMIFNRVNFNGSLIGGIPETQEVIDYCAEHKIYPQIQIIKAQDINDAWKKVVNKEARYRYVIDAATI is encoded by the coding sequence ATGGCAACAGATAACAGTAATAACGGAAACAACACATCCAGGAGAAAATTTATTCAGCAAATTACCATTGCAGGTGCAGGGTTACTGGTTGCCCCGCCGCAACTGATTTTTCCACAAACAAGTAAAACAAAGATGATGCCCAAAAACATAGCCTCAAAAGGTTACGCCGCCCGCGATAAATCAGGACATGTAAGTTTATGGTCGTTTGAACGCAGGGCAGTAGGTGATCATGACATCCTGATTGAAATTAAGTATTGTGGCATTTGCCATTCGGATATCCACCAGATGCGCGGCCATTGGGGCGAACAACAATACCCGCAAGTTCCTGGTCATGAGATAGCCGGTATTGTTACAGCAGCAGGGAAAAAGGTCACCAGGTTCAAAGTCGGCGATAAAGCCGGTGTTGGCTGCATGGTAAATAGTTGTATGGAATGTGAGAGTTGCAAACACGGCGAAGAACAACATTGTGAAAAAGGCAAGACTTTGTTTACCTATGGTTATGCCGACCCAACTTCTCCAAGCGGAATTACACAAGGCGGTTATGCAAATAACATTGTGGTAACAGAACATTTTGCGATCAAAATTCCAGGTAACCTCGATTTACAACTTGCAGCGCCACTGTTATGTGCGGGTATAACAACTTATTCTCCGCTGATGGGCGCAAAATTAAAGAAAGGCAACAAAGTAGGTGTGGTTGGCATTGGCGGTTTAGGACACATGGCCATTAAACTGGCGGTATCAAAAGGCGCGGAAGTATATGCTTTCACCACCTCTCCTTCTAAAACAAATGACATCAAAGGTTTTGGGGCAAAAGAAGTTATTGTGGTTGGTGAGCCAGGTAATTTAAAACCCTGGTTCGGGAAAATGGATTATATGATTTCCACCGTTCCCTATGCTTACGATATGTCAAATTATATTTCTTGTGTAAAGCCTCATGGCTATTTTACGCAGGTGGGACAACCCATAAATGGCGAACTCACGATCAATAATTTCAATATGATTTTTAACCGGGTTAATTTCAACGGCTCATTGATCGGTGGTATTCCCGAAACACAGGAAGTAATAGACTATTGTGCTGAACATAAAATCTATCCGCAAATACAGATCATTAAAGCCCAGGACATCAATGACGCATGGAAGAAAGTGGTCAACAAAGAAGCCCGGTACCGCTATGTAATTGATGCAGCAACGATATAA
- a CDS encoding cyclophilin-like fold protein: MKITLAFLLSLTCIQLYACSRNDTMKLKITIGTQIFTATLFNNATATAFKARLPMTIKMNELNGNEKYADLSQDLPANAANPGTIQAGDLMLYGSKTIVLFYTTFPTVYSYTRLGRIDNPSGLPAALGRGNATVRFELE, from the coding sequence ATGAAAATCACCCTCGCATTTTTATTGAGTTTAACCTGCATTCAATTGTATGCCTGTAGCAGAAATGATACCATGAAACTGAAAATAACCATTGGCACCCAAATTTTCACTGCCACCCTGTTCAACAATGCAACGGCGACTGCATTCAAAGCAAGGCTGCCGATGACAATCAAAATGAATGAGCTGAATGGAAATGAAAAGTATGCCGATTTATCCCAGGACCTGCCGGCCAATGCAGCAAACCCCGGCACTATCCAGGCAGGAGACCTGATGTTGTATGGGTCTAAAACAATAGTATTATTCTATACGACTTTTCCAACCGTGTACAGCTATACCAGGCTCGGACGAATTGACAACCCTTCAGGATTGCCAGCTGCCCTGGGTCGAGGAAATGCAACAGTTCGGTTTGAATTGGAATAA
- a CDS encoding DapH/DapD/GlmU-related protein has product MPEVHLTGIINANNMVQPQQKGRDIFDSMRSGQPFRLDDPQYAKVQEIVTRTLGLSASLNTATDVNQVRERLGEITGSTIDESTTVFTPFYTNFGRFIQIGKNVFINHACSFLDMGGITIEDNVLIGPKVNLITENHPLDPAERSSLICKPIVIKRNAWIGAAVTLLPGVTIGENAVVAAGAVVTKDVPANTVVGGIPAKHIRNI; this is encoded by the coding sequence ATGCCTGAAGTACATTTAACCGGTATTATCAATGCAAATAACATGGTACAACCACAACAAAAGGGCCGGGACATCTTCGATAGCATGAGGTCCGGGCAGCCATTTCGATTGGATGATCCCCAATATGCAAAAGTGCAGGAAATAGTGACCAGGACGCTGGGGCTGTCCGCCAGCCTGAATACTGCAACCGATGTTAACCAGGTAAGGGAGCGGCTGGGTGAAATAACCGGCAGTACAATAGATGAAAGCACAACGGTATTTACCCCATTCTACACCAATTTTGGGCGTTTTATACAGATAGGCAAGAATGTATTTATCAACCATGCCTGTTCATTTTTAGATATGGGTGGCATTACTATTGAGGACAATGTATTAATAGGCCCAAAGGTCAATCTCATCACAGAAAACCACCCGTTAGACCCTGCAGAAAGAAGTTCACTGATTTGTAAGCCAATAGTCATTAAACGAAATGCATGGATCGGAGCAGCAGTCACCCTGTTGCCAGGTGTAACTATTGGTGAAAATGCAGTTGTGGCTGCAGGTGCCGTTGTAACAAAGGATGTTCCTGCCAATACTGTGGTAGGTGGTATTCCCGCAAAACACATCAGGAATATTTAA
- a CDS encoding helix-turn-helix domain-containing protein, with product MQNRNIRSVSAFNNELKLKGFNVFQIESDGNATRIYSRKDFYKICLTTGKSIVHYADRSFETDGTVLFFGNPHIPYSWETLSTKYVGYTCLFSAEFLQLSERSESLQQSPLFKIGGTPILNITNSQREFLNTLFQKMVEEQESDYVHKADLVRNYIHLILHEAIKMQPSANYYQHTNAASRITQVFLELLERQFPVESTENPLRLKTPQDFATNLAIHVNHLNRSIKEITGKTTSTHISERIITEAKALLHHTDWSIAEIAYALGFEYPTYFNNYFKRITGTAPSSTRAAIV from the coding sequence ATGCAAAACAGGAATATTCGATCGGTTTCAGCGTTCAATAATGAACTTAAGCTAAAAGGGTTCAATGTTTTTCAGATAGAAAGCGATGGCAACGCAACCCGTATTTACAGCAGAAAGGACTTTTATAAAATCTGCCTGACAACGGGTAAGAGTATTGTCCACTATGCTGACAGGAGTTTTGAAACAGATGGCACCGTATTATTTTTCGGCAACCCGCATATCCCTTACTCCTGGGAGACACTCTCAACAAAGTATGTTGGCTACACATGCCTTTTTTCAGCAGAATTCCTGCAACTGTCTGAACGCTCAGAAAGTCTGCAGCAATCGCCTTTATTTAAAATTGGCGGCACACCCATCTTAAACATAACCAATAGCCAAAGAGAGTTTTTAAATACTCTCTTTCAAAAGATGGTGGAAGAACAGGAAAGTGATTATGTTCATAAAGCAGACCTGGTTCGCAACTATATACATTTAATTCTCCATGAAGCCATAAAAATGCAGCCCTCTGCAAACTATTACCAGCATACGAATGCGGCCTCCAGGATAACACAGGTATTCCTTGAGCTTTTAGAAAGGCAGTTCCCGGTTGAAAGCACTGAAAACCCATTACGCCTTAAAACCCCACAGGATTTTGCCACTAACCTGGCCATACATGTAAATCATTTAAACCGATCTATCAAAGAGATAACCGGTAAAACCACCTCAACCCATATCTCAGAAAGAATAATTACAGAAGCTAAGGCATTACTCCATCATACCGATTGGAGCATTGCTGAAATTGCCTATGCCCTTGGCTTTGAATACCCGACCTACTTTAACAACTACTTCAAGCGGATTACCGGAACAGCCCCGTCTTCCACCAGGGCAGCAATTGTTTGA
- a CDS encoding ACT domain-containing protein, with the protein MTGETNLKILLQTMKPILNPGDYVFCTRMDLADVNINDTVLIFKEEEGITIILKKEVADRAGFDYSFIASWITLDVHSSLDAVGLTAAFSKLLAENGISCNVVAAYYHDHIFVRKDHEKIAMQILNNVTG; encoded by the coding sequence ATGACAGGAGAAACTAATTTGAAAATCCTCTTACAAACAATGAAACCAATATTGAACCCTGGTGATTATGTTTTTTGTACCCGTATGGATTTAGCAGATGTTAACATAAATGATACGGTGTTAATCTTTAAGGAGGAGGAGGGAATTACAATTATTCTAAAAAAGGAAGTAGCAGATCGTGCAGGTTTTGATTACTCCTTTATTGCATCCTGGATAACATTGGATGTGCACTCCTCGCTTGACGCAGTAGGTTTGACCGCTGCCTTTTCAAAGTTGCTTGCAGAGAATGGAATCAGCTGCAATGTAGTTGCTGCCTACTACCACGATCACATCTTTGTGAGAAAGGATCATGAAAAAATAGCGATGCAGATCCTGAATAATGTTACAGGCTGA
- a CDS encoding RBBP9/YdeN family alpha/beta hydrolase: MTNYLIVPGLGNSGPEHWQSYFERSGDNFFRVDQQDWDKPTCADWIETIDKKVGEFDRSTVVLVGHSLGCSAIAHWANRYKRKIKGALLVAPSDLEAPQYTFPAIGFAPIPLDKISFKTIVVASEDDIWVSMERATFFADNWGSELINIGKAGHINVTSGHTNWDEGMSILKTLG; the protein is encoded by the coding sequence ATGACGAATTATTTAATTGTACCAGGACTTGGAAATTCAGGGCCGGAACATTGGCAGTCCTATTTTGAAAGGTCAGGAGACAACTTCTTTAGAGTTGACCAACAGGATTGGGATAAGCCAACCTGCGCAGACTGGATAGAGACTATTGATAAAAAGGTTGGGGAATTTGACCGCTCCACGGTTGTACTGGTAGGCCACAGTTTAGGTTGTTCGGCCATTGCTCATTGGGCGAACAGGTATAAACGAAAAATCAAAGGCGCATTACTGGTAGCGCCAAGCGACCTTGAAGCACCACAATACACTTTCCCCGCGATTGGGTTTGCGCCGATCCCGCTTGATAAAATTTCCTTTAAAACAATCGTAGTAGCAAGTGAAGATGATATTTGGGTCTCCATGGAAAGGGCCACTTTCTTTGCGGATAATTGGGGAAGCGAATTGATAAATATAGGCAAAGCAGGACACATCAACGTTACTTCCGGACACACAAACTGGGACGAAGGAATGAGCATATTAAAGACGCTTGGTTGA
- a CDS encoding DUF1330 domain-containing protein yields the protein MIVITQLIYLVEGQGQLFDEFESMAIPLISKNNGRLLLRVRPTENDFIEFHMDKPYEIHLVEFETQQDLDKFMQDEERKKFLHLKDQSVHTSVLIKGVKL from the coding sequence ATGATCGTAATAACCCAACTCATTTACCTTGTTGAAGGACAAGGACAACTATTCGATGAATTTGAAAGCATGGCTATCCCGTTAATATCAAAGAATAACGGCCGCCTTTTGCTACGTGTCAGGCCAACTGAAAATGATTTTATTGAGTTCCATATGGATAAACCATATGAAATTCACCTGGTTGAATTTGAAACACAACAAGACCTGGATAAATTCATGCAGGATGAAGAGCGAAAAAAGTTCCTACATTTAAAAGACCAATCAGTCCATACATCAGTATTAATTAAAGGAGTAAAACTGTAA
- a CDS encoding GNAT family N-acetyltransferase, with product MPVIKFEIRNALKEEYSKIGQLMVRVYSQLEGFPGKNEQPGYYTMLENVGQLTSNFKTELIVAVTKEGELMGAVVYFGDMSSYGSGGIATQEKNAAGFRLLAVDPKYAGHGIGRALTMICIAKAKEAGLDRMIIHTTKAMPVAWKMYEKIGFIRDEQLDFKQGDLQVYGFLLALH from the coding sequence ATGCCTGTTATAAAATTCGAAATAAGAAATGCGCTTAAAGAAGAGTATAGTAAAATAGGGCAACTTATGGTAAGGGTATATTCCCAACTGGAAGGTTTTCCAGGAAAGAATGAACAGCCCGGTTACTATACCATGCTGGAAAACGTAGGACAACTAACCAGTAACTTTAAAACAGAATTAATAGTTGCAGTAACAAAAGAGGGGGAGCTGATGGGTGCAGTAGTATATTTTGGAGATATGTCCTCCTATGGATCTGGTGGTATAGCGACACAAGAGAAGAATGCAGCTGGTTTCAGGCTTTTAGCAGTTGATCCAAAATATGCAGGCCATGGAATTGGCCGGGCATTGACCATGATTTGTATTGCAAAAGCAAAAGAGGCCGGTCTTGACCGAATGATTATTCACACGACTAAGGCGATGCCAGTTGCCTGGAAGATGTATGAAAAAATTGGATTCATAAGAGATGAGCAATTGGATTTTAAACAAGGTGATTTACAGGTGTATGGATTTCTGCTTGCCCTGCATTAA
- a CDS encoding DUF1624 domain-containing protein yields MNDTTTTRIASLDLLKGLVMVIMALDHVRIYFHYSAYLFDPADPVQSNLAIFFTRWITHFCAPAFSFLAGLSAYMVGKRKSKNELAGYLLKRGLWLIFIELTIVGFAWYFDLQFRTFGLLVIWSLGISMIVLAALVYLPRKYILIFSVLLICCHNLLDNVHFPGSAVWAVMHEQLFYKLTGNTQLLIGYPIIPWIAVMALGYYFGPFYDKSFDSNKRKKAFNTIGAIGITAFVILRFTNLYGDPKPFKHYGTLSQDLISFFNPNKYPPSLLYLLMTLGATFLFLANAENLKGRIVNFFSTFGRVPFFYYMIHLYLIHFTALIFAQLSGFGWQKLILSTWISFDPTIKGYGFSLWVVYIVWFGIILILYPLCKRFDHYKQTHKEKWWLSYL; encoded by the coding sequence ATGAATGATACTACTACAACAAGAATAGCATCCCTTGATCTCTTAAAAGGTTTGGTGATGGTAATCATGGCTCTTGACCATGTGCGCATCTACTTCCACTATTCCGCCTATTTGTTCGACCCGGCAGACCCTGTACAAAGCAATCTGGCCATCTTTTTTACAAGATGGATAACCCATTTTTGTGCACCTGCTTTCAGCTTCCTGGCGGGATTATCCGCATATATGGTTGGAAAGCGGAAGAGCAAAAATGAATTGGCAGGCTATTTATTAAAGCGCGGTCTCTGGCTGATTTTTATTGAATTGACCATTGTTGGCTTTGCGTGGTATTTTGATCTCCAGTTCAGAACATTTGGCTTACTGGTGATATGGTCTTTAGGAATTAGTATGATCGTATTGGCAGCCCTGGTGTATTTACCTCGAAAATATATTTTGATTTTTAGTGTATTACTCATTTGCTGCCATAACCTGTTAGACAATGTACATTTTCCGGGAAGTGCGGTATGGGCTGTCATGCATGAACAATTATTTTATAAATTAACTGGTAATACGCAATTGCTGATTGGATACCCCATTATTCCCTGGATTGCGGTAATGGCACTAGGATATTATTTCGGGCCATTCTACGACAAATCTTTTGACAGCAACAAGCGGAAGAAAGCCTTCAACACTATAGGGGCAATTGGTATTACTGCCTTTGTCATATTAAGGTTCACAAACCTTTATGGAGACCCGAAGCCATTTAAACACTATGGCACTTTATCCCAGGACCTGATTTCTTTCTTTAACCCAAACAAATACCCGCCGTCGCTCTTGTATTTACTGATGACCCTGGGGGCTACCTTCCTATTCCTGGCTAACGCTGAAAATCTGAAAGGAAGAATAGTAAATTTCTTTTCCACTTTCGGAAGGGTTCCATTTTTCTATTACATGATACATCTATACCTGATTCATTTTACAGCCCTGATTTTTGCGCAACTTTCTGGGTTTGGCTGGCAAAAATTGATTCTTTCCACCTGGATAAGTTTCGATCCGACTATAAAAGGCTATGGCTTTAGTCTTTGGGTAGTATACATTGTATGGTTTGGCATTATTCTTATACTCTATCCGCTATGTAAAAGGTTTGACCATTATAAACAAACCCACAAAGAAAAATGGTGGTTGAGTTATTTATAG